In the genome of Eriocheir sinensis breed Jianghai 21 unplaced genomic scaffold, ASM2467909v1 Scaffold21, whole genome shotgun sequence, one region contains:
- the LOC126990841 gene encoding uncharacterized protein LOC126990841 isoform X4, whose translation MTPGQAYRHHLLKMDLTEDLYDQANKSINPSPKSIEYMWTAWRQSEHGGLNTPSMFDAIKKYADHPELILESRYANDKFSVVLVTPFMMRAHRQLKEAGEVVFVDATSCVDQLNTAVIPFLCAGPAGAVPLAVVFTSSQDEATLTEGFGMVKEVLGAGAFYEKGEPQSFMTDNCDAERKALAVTWPTSQLSLCIFHILQQVWRWLLDSKHGINKNDRQELMAAVKALVYAGSREAFDELLEKSLNNPFAEKYPTFICYLTTLVQRREEWAIAFRAGAVLRSHHTNNYCEATMCIIKDNVLNRCKAYNTAQLVMFMAEIFDCYMRQRIVDVALSRRRIKRVIMDTLPLETVKPLGGGIYQVQSESDPEQMYEVDLNIGICTCIRGNNGAICKHQIVCANHGMTVVPQMLVLNSSSRHRLAVLALGDEKAPAEGFFKSLKEEQSRETTEENCEADIEGNSSNENCTDPQMETETPDVMSASSITDEEHAEIEDIIAQAREAAEALVKTCAKYGNADTLLGIKKFTDRLRFIKSANQLNSLLNIMGSSMKKGAGRGKIPCQPTSIARRPPGMPRGPATLGKGRRPSTTLTSRPKRPHNLAHNVKNNVANAKSHGTGH comes from the exons ATGACACCAGGTCAAGCATACAGGCACCATTTGTTAAAGATGGACTTAACAGAAGACTTATACGATCAAGCCAATAAGTCTATAAACCCTTCTCCAAAGTCTATTGAATATATGTGGACAGCATGGAGGCAGAGTGAGCATGGAGGACTAAATACCCCATCAATGTTTGATGCAATAAAGAAATATGCAGATCATCCAGAACTCATTCTGGAAAGTAGATATGCAAATGATAAGTTTTCTGTAGTTTTGGTTACCCCCTTCATGATGAGAGCACACAGGCAGCTGAAAGAAGCAGGGGAAGTGGTGTTTGTCGATGCAACGAGCTGTGTTGATCAGCTAAACACAGCAGTTATACCATTCCTTTGTGCTGGACCAGCGGGGGCTGTGCCATTGGCTGTTGTTTTCACCTCCTCTCAAGATGAGGCAACATTAACTGAAG GGTTTGGTATGGTAAAGGAAGTTCTTGGGGCCGGCGCCTTCTATGAAAAGGGAGAGCCACAATCCTTTATGACAGACAACTGTGATGCAGAAAGGAAGGCGTTAGCAGTCACTTGGCCTACTTCCCAGCTATCCCTTTGTATATTTCACATACTGCAGCAAGTATGGCGCTGGCTCCTTGATTCCAAGCACGGCATCAATAAAAATGATCGCCAAGAACTAATGGCTGCAGTAAAAGCTCTTGTTTATGCAGGTTCAAGAGAGGCTTTTGATGAATTGCTGGAGAAGAGTCTAAACAATCCTTTTGCTGAGAAATACCCCACTTTCATATg CTACCTCACCACCCTAGTCCAAAGGCGAGAGGAGTGGGCGATTGCCTTCAGAGCTGGTGCAGTGTTGAGAAGTCATCACACTAACAATTACTGTGAGGCAACGATGTGCATCATAAAGGATAATGTTCTTAATAG atgCAAGGCCTACAACACTGCTCAGCTGGTAATGTTTATGGCAGAGATCTTTGACTGCTACATGAGGCAGCGTATAGTGGATGTGGCACTGAGTCGACGACGAATCAAGAGAGTGATCATGGACACACTTCCTTTGGAAACTGTAAAACCCTTAGGTGGTGGGATATACCAGGTGCAAAGTGAGAGTGACCCAGAACAAATGTATGAGGTAGACCTCAATATTGGTATATGTACATGCATCAGAGGAAACAATGGTGCGATTTGCAAGCATCAGATTGTGTGTGCTAACCATGGAATGACTGTGGTTCCCCAGATGCTTGTGCTCAACAGTAGTAGCCGTCATCGATTGGCAGTTTTAGCCCTTGGTGACGAGAAAGCCCCCGCAGAGGGGTTTTTCAAGTCTTTGAAAGAAGAACAAAGCAGAGAAACAACTGAAGAAAATTGTGAAGCTGATATTGAAGGAAATTCCTCCAATGAGAATTGTACAGACCCACAGATGGAAACAGAAACTCCTGATGTGATGTCAGCAAGCAGCATTACTGATGAAGAACATGCTGAAATTGAGGACATTATTGCACAGGCACGTGAGGCTGCAGAAGCACTTGTGAAAACATGTGCCAAATATGGTAATGCAGACACCCTCTTGGGTATTAAAAAATTCACAGACCGGTTAAGGTTCATAAAATCAGCGAATCAACTGAACAGTCTCTTGAACATTATGGGATCATCCATGAAAAAAGGAGCTGGTCGTGGGAAGATACCTTGCCAACCAACTTCAATAGCAAGGAGACCCCCAGGTATGCCCAGAGGACCTGCTACCCTTGGTAAAGGACGTCGACCTTCAACGACTCTCACATCAAGGCCCAAACGTCCTCATAACCTGGCCCATAATGTTAAGAACAATGTGGCCAATGCCAAATCTCATGGTACTGGTCACTGA
- the LOC126990841 gene encoding uncharacterized protein LOC126990841 isoform X2: MHQRDVQQLLQPRILIRSGEAYASSSSTNAKCIKCMTPGQAYRHHLLKMDLTEDLYDQANKSINPSPKSIEYMWTAWRQSEHGGLNTPSMFDAIKKYADHPELILESRYANDKFSVVLVTPFMMRAHRQLKEAGEVVFVDATSCVDQLNTAVIPFLCAGPAGAVPLAVVFTSSQDEATLTEGFGMVKEVLGAGAFYEKGEPQSFMTDNCDAERKALAVTWPTSQLSLCIFHILQQVWRWLLDSKHGINKNDRQELMAAVKALVYAGSREAFDELLEKSLNNPFAEKYPTFICYLTTLVQRREEWAIAFRAGAVLRSHHTNNYCEATMCIIKDNVLNRCKAYNTAQLVMFMAEIFDCYMRQRIVDVALSRRRIKRVIMDTLPLETVKPLGGGIYQVQSESDPEQMYEVDLNIGICTCIRGNNGAICKHQIVCANHGMTVVPQMLVLNSSSRHRLAVLALGDEKAPAEGFFKSLKEEQSRETTEENCEADIEGNSSNENCTDPQMETETPDVMSASSITDEEHAEIEDIIAQAREAAEALVKTCAKYGNADTLLGIKKFTDRLRFIKSANQLNSLLNIMGSSMKKGAGRGKIPCQPTSIARRPPGMPRGPATLGKGRRPSTTLTSRPKRPHNLAHNVKNNVANAKSHGTGH; this comes from the exons ATGCACCAGAGAGATGTTCAACAATTACTTCAGCCAAG AATTCTTATACGGTCTGGTGAAGCTTATGCGTCTTCTTCCTCGACCAATGCAAAGTGCATAAAAT GTATGACACCAGGTCAAGCATACAGGCACCATTTGTTAAAGATGGACTTAACAGAAGACTTATACGATCAAGCCAATAAGTCTATAAACCCTTCTCCAAAGTCTATTGAATATATGTGGACAGCATGGAGGCAGAGTGAGCATGGAGGACTAAATACCCCATCAATGTTTGATGCAATAAAGAAATATGCAGATCATCCAGAACTCATTCTGGAAAGTAGATATGCAAATGATAAGTTTTCTGTAGTTTTGGTTACCCCCTTCATGATGAGAGCACACAGGCAGCTGAAAGAAGCAGGGGAAGTGGTGTTTGTCGATGCAACGAGCTGTGTTGATCAGCTAAACACAGCAGTTATACCATTCCTTTGTGCTGGACCAGCGGGGGCTGTGCCATTGGCTGTTGTTTTCACCTCCTCTCAAGATGAGGCAACATTAACTGAAG GGTTTGGTATGGTAAAGGAAGTTCTTGGGGCCGGCGCCTTCTATGAAAAGGGAGAGCCACAATCCTTTATGACAGACAACTGTGATGCAGAAAGGAAGGCGTTAGCAGTCACTTGGCCTACTTCCCAGCTATCCCTTTGTATATTTCACATACTGCAGCAAGTATGGCGCTGGCTCCTTGATTCCAAGCACGGCATCAATAAAAATGATCGCCAAGAACTAATGGCTGCAGTAAAAGCTCTTGTTTATGCAGGTTCAAGAGAGGCTTTTGATGAATTGCTGGAGAAGAGTCTAAACAATCCTTTTGCTGAGAAATACCCCACTTTCATATg CTACCTCACCACCCTAGTCCAAAGGCGAGAGGAGTGGGCGATTGCCTTCAGAGCTGGTGCAGTGTTGAGAAGTCATCACACTAACAATTACTGTGAGGCAACGATGTGCATCATAAAGGATAATGTTCTTAATAG atgCAAGGCCTACAACACTGCTCAGCTGGTAATGTTTATGGCAGAGATCTTTGACTGCTACATGAGGCAGCGTATAGTGGATGTGGCACTGAGTCGACGACGAATCAAGAGAGTGATCATGGACACACTTCCTTTGGAAACTGTAAAACCCTTAGGTGGTGGGATATACCAGGTGCAAAGTGAGAGTGACCCAGAACAAATGTATGAGGTAGACCTCAATATTGGTATATGTACATGCATCAGAGGAAACAATGGTGCGATTTGCAAGCATCAGATTGTGTGTGCTAACCATGGAATGACTGTGGTTCCCCAGATGCTTGTGCTCAACAGTAGTAGCCGTCATCGATTGGCAGTTTTAGCCCTTGGTGACGAGAAAGCCCCCGCAGAGGGGTTTTTCAAGTCTTTGAAAGAAGAACAAAGCAGAGAAACAACTGAAGAAAATTGTGAAGCTGATATTGAAGGAAATTCCTCCAATGAGAATTGTACAGACCCACAGATGGAAACAGAAACTCCTGATGTGATGTCAGCAAGCAGCATTACTGATGAAGAACATGCTGAAATTGAGGACATTATTGCACAGGCACGTGAGGCTGCAGAAGCACTTGTGAAAACATGTGCCAAATATGGTAATGCAGACACCCTCTTGGGTATTAAAAAATTCACAGACCGGTTAAGGTTCATAAAATCAGCGAATCAACTGAACAGTCTCTTGAACATTATGGGATCATCCATGAAAAAAGGAGCTGGTCGTGGGAAGATACCTTGCCAACCAACTTCAATAGCAAGGAGACCCCCAGGTATGCCCAGAGGACCTGCTACCCTTGGTAAAGGACGTCGACCTTCAACGACTCTCACATCAAGGCCCAAACGTCCTCATAACCTGGCCCATAATGTTAAGAACAATGTGGCCAATGCCAAATCTCATGGTACTGGTCACTGA
- the LOC126990841 gene encoding uncharacterized protein LOC126990841 isoform X3 has translation MQGMTPGQAYRHHLLKMDLTEDLYDQANKSINPSPKSIEYMWTAWRQSEHGGLNTPSMFDAIKKYADHPELILESRYANDKFSVVLVTPFMMRAHRQLKEAGEVVFVDATSCVDQLNTAVIPFLCAGPAGAVPLAVVFTSSQDEATLTEGFGMVKEVLGAGAFYEKGEPQSFMTDNCDAERKALAVTWPTSQLSLCIFHILQQVWRWLLDSKHGINKNDRQELMAAVKALVYAGSREAFDELLEKSLNNPFAEKYPTFICYLTTLVQRREEWAIAFRAGAVLRSHHTNNYCEATMCIIKDNVLNRCKAYNTAQLVMFMAEIFDCYMRQRIVDVALSRRRIKRVIMDTLPLETVKPLGGGIYQVQSESDPEQMYEVDLNIGICTCIRGNNGAICKHQIVCANHGMTVVPQMLVLNSSSRHRLAVLALGDEKAPAEGFFKSLKEEQSRETTEENCEADIEGNSSNENCTDPQMETETPDVMSASSITDEEHAEIEDIIAQAREAAEALVKTCAKYGNADTLLGIKKFTDRLRFIKSANQLNSLLNIMGSSMKKGAGRGKIPCQPTSIARRPPGMPRGPATLGKGRRPSTTLTSRPKRPHNLAHNVKNNVANAKSHGTGH, from the exons ATGCAag GTATGACACCAGGTCAAGCATACAGGCACCATTTGTTAAAGATGGACTTAACAGAAGACTTATACGATCAAGCCAATAAGTCTATAAACCCTTCTCCAAAGTCTATTGAATATATGTGGACAGCATGGAGGCAGAGTGAGCATGGAGGACTAAATACCCCATCAATGTTTGATGCAATAAAGAAATATGCAGATCATCCAGAACTCATTCTGGAAAGTAGATATGCAAATGATAAGTTTTCTGTAGTTTTGGTTACCCCCTTCATGATGAGAGCACACAGGCAGCTGAAAGAAGCAGGGGAAGTGGTGTTTGTCGATGCAACGAGCTGTGTTGATCAGCTAAACACAGCAGTTATACCATTCCTTTGTGCTGGACCAGCGGGGGCTGTGCCATTGGCTGTTGTTTTCACCTCCTCTCAAGATGAGGCAACATTAACTGAAG GGTTTGGTATGGTAAAGGAAGTTCTTGGGGCCGGCGCCTTCTATGAAAAGGGAGAGCCACAATCCTTTATGACAGACAACTGTGATGCAGAAAGGAAGGCGTTAGCAGTCACTTGGCCTACTTCCCAGCTATCCCTTTGTATATTTCACATACTGCAGCAAGTATGGCGCTGGCTCCTTGATTCCAAGCACGGCATCAATAAAAATGATCGCCAAGAACTAATGGCTGCAGTAAAAGCTCTTGTTTATGCAGGTTCAAGAGAGGCTTTTGATGAATTGCTGGAGAAGAGTCTAAACAATCCTTTTGCTGAGAAATACCCCACTTTCATATg CTACCTCACCACCCTAGTCCAAAGGCGAGAGGAGTGGGCGATTGCCTTCAGAGCTGGTGCAGTGTTGAGAAGTCATCACACTAACAATTACTGTGAGGCAACGATGTGCATCATAAAGGATAATGTTCTTAATAG atgCAAGGCCTACAACACTGCTCAGCTGGTAATGTTTATGGCAGAGATCTTTGACTGCTACATGAGGCAGCGTATAGTGGATGTGGCACTGAGTCGACGACGAATCAAGAGAGTGATCATGGACACACTTCCTTTGGAAACTGTAAAACCCTTAGGTGGTGGGATATACCAGGTGCAAAGTGAGAGTGACCCAGAACAAATGTATGAGGTAGACCTCAATATTGGTATATGTACATGCATCAGAGGAAACAATGGTGCGATTTGCAAGCATCAGATTGTGTGTGCTAACCATGGAATGACTGTGGTTCCCCAGATGCTTGTGCTCAACAGTAGTAGCCGTCATCGATTGGCAGTTTTAGCCCTTGGTGACGAGAAAGCCCCCGCAGAGGGGTTTTTCAAGTCTTTGAAAGAAGAACAAAGCAGAGAAACAACTGAAGAAAATTGTGAAGCTGATATTGAAGGAAATTCCTCCAATGAGAATTGTACAGACCCACAGATGGAAACAGAAACTCCTGATGTGATGTCAGCAAGCAGCATTACTGATGAAGAACATGCTGAAATTGAGGACATTATTGCACAGGCACGTGAGGCTGCAGAAGCACTTGTGAAAACATGTGCCAAATATGGTAATGCAGACACCCTCTTGGGTATTAAAAAATTCACAGACCGGTTAAGGTTCATAAAATCAGCGAATCAACTGAACAGTCTCTTGAACATTATGGGATCATCCATGAAAAAAGGAGCTGGTCGTGGGAAGATACCTTGCCAACCAACTTCAATAGCAAGGAGACCCCCAGGTATGCCCAGAGGACCTGCTACCCTTGGTAAAGGACGTCGACCTTCAACGACTCTCACATCAAGGCCCAAACGTCCTCATAACCTGGCCCATAATGTTAAGAACAATGTGGCCAATGCCAAATCTCATGGTACTGGTCACTGA
- the LOC126990841 gene encoding uncharacterized protein LOC126990841 isoform X6 produces MEATVDVDVFETAEIVIGEKCVTFRTNVKSKEDFQRWKDLFCMQNRVCFNKYKAYSVGQRKLFRQTLKCHHGIQHKGVKKTYTGCKVLMDVQIKIVHSRSSEQIRDFPCFMMIRGNHNHPLDTAEVLNELRVSACTREMFNNYFSQGMTPGQAYRHHLLKMDLTEDLYDQANKSINPSPKSIEYMWTAWRQSEHGGLNTPSMFDAIKKYADHPELILESRYANDKFSVVLVTPFMMRAHRQLKEAGEVVFVDATSCVDQLNTAVIPFLCAGPAGAVPLAVVFTSSQDEATLTEDARPTTLLSW; encoded by the exons ATGGAAGCTACAGTAGACGTGGATGTCTTCGAAACTGCTGAGATTGTGATAGGAGAGAAGTGTGTGACTTTCAGAACAAATGTCAAGAGTAAAGAAGACTTTCAGCGTTGGAAAGATTTGTTTTGTATGCAGAATCGCGTGTGCTTCAACAAGTACAAGGCGTATTCTGTGGGCCAGAGAAAATTGTTCCGCCAGACGCTGAAATGTCACCACGGAATTCAACACAAAGGCGTCAAGAAGACATATACTGG TTGCAAGGTGCTTATGGATGTTCAGATCAAGATTGTGCATTCAAGATCATCTGAACAGATAAGGGATTTTCCATGTTTCATGATGATCAGGGGGAATCACAACCATCCCCTTGACACGGCTGAGGTTTTGAATGAACTGAGAGTTTCTGCATGCACCAGAGAGATGTTCAACAATTACTTCAGCCAAG GTATGACACCAGGTCAAGCATACAGGCACCATTTGTTAAAGATGGACTTAACAGAAGACTTATACGATCAAGCCAATAAGTCTATAAACCCTTCTCCAAAGTCTATTGAATATATGTGGACAGCATGGAGGCAGAGTGAGCATGGAGGACTAAATACCCCATCAATGTTTGATGCAATAAAGAAATATGCAGATCATCCAGAACTCATTCTGGAAAGTAGATATGCAAATGATAAGTTTTCTGTAGTTTTGGTTACCCCCTTCATGATGAGAGCACACAGGCAGCTGAAAGAAGCAGGGGAAGTGGTGTTTGTCGATGCAACGAGCTGTGTTGATCAGCTAAACACAGCAGTTATACCATTCCTTTGTGCTGGACCAGCGGGGGCTGTGCCATTGGCTGTTGTTTTCACCTCCTCTCAAGATGAGGCAACATTAACTGAAG atgCAAGGCCTACAACACTGCTCAGCTGGTAA
- the LOC126990841 gene encoding uncharacterized protein LOC126990841 isoform X7: MFMAEIFDCYMRQRIVDVALSRRRIKRVIMDTLPLETVKPLGGGIYQVQSESDPEQMYEVDLNIGICTCIRGNNGAICKHQIVCANHGMTVVPQMLVLNSSSRHRLAVLALGDEKAPAEGFFKSLKEEQSRETTEENCEADIEGNSSNENCTDPQMETETPDVMSASSITDEEHAEIEDIIAQAREAAEALVKTCAKYGNADTLLGIKKFTDRLRFIKSANQLNSLLNIMGSSMKKGAGRGKIPCQPTSIARRPPGMPRGPATLGKGRRPSTTLTSRPKRPHNLAHNVKNNVANAKSHGTGH, encoded by the coding sequence ATGTTTATGGCAGAGATCTTTGACTGCTACATGAGGCAGCGTATAGTGGATGTGGCACTGAGTCGACGACGAATCAAGAGAGTGATCATGGACACACTTCCTTTGGAAACTGTAAAACCCTTAGGTGGTGGGATATACCAGGTGCAAAGTGAGAGTGACCCAGAACAAATGTATGAGGTAGACCTCAATATTGGTATATGTACATGCATCAGAGGAAACAATGGTGCGATTTGCAAGCATCAGATTGTGTGTGCTAACCATGGAATGACTGTGGTTCCCCAGATGCTTGTGCTCAACAGTAGTAGCCGTCATCGATTGGCAGTTTTAGCCCTTGGTGACGAGAAAGCCCCCGCAGAGGGGTTTTTCAAGTCTTTGAAAGAAGAACAAAGCAGAGAAACAACTGAAGAAAATTGTGAAGCTGATATTGAAGGAAATTCCTCCAATGAGAATTGTACAGACCCACAGATGGAAACAGAAACTCCTGATGTGATGTCAGCAAGCAGCATTACTGATGAAGAACATGCTGAAATTGAGGACATTATTGCACAGGCACGTGAGGCTGCAGAAGCACTTGTGAAAACATGTGCCAAATATGGTAATGCAGACACCCTCTTGGGTATTAAAAAATTCACAGACCGGTTAAGGTTCATAAAATCAGCGAATCAACTGAACAGTCTCTTGAACATTATGGGATCATCCATGAAAAAAGGAGCTGGTCGTGGGAAGATACCTTGCCAACCAACTTCAATAGCAAGGAGACCCCCAGGTATGCCCAGAGGACCTGCTACCCTTGGTAAAGGACGTCGACCTTCAACGACTCTCACATCAAGGCCCAAACGTCCTCATAACCTGGCCCATAATGTTAAGAACAATGTGGCCAATGCCAAATCTCATGGTACTGGTCACTGA
- the LOC126990841 gene encoding uncharacterized protein LOC126990841 isoform X1 has protein sequence MEATVDVDVFETAEIVIGEKCVTFRTNVKSKEDFQRWKDLFCMQNRVCFNKYKAYSVGQRKLFRQTLKCHHGIQHKGVKKTYTGCKVLMDVQIKIVHSRSSEQIRDFPCFMMIRGNHNHPLDTAEVLNELRVSACTREMFNNYFSQGMTPGQAYRHHLLKMDLTEDLYDQANKSINPSPKSIEYMWTAWRQSEHGGLNTPSMFDAIKKYADHPELILESRYANDKFSVVLVTPFMMRAHRQLKEAGEVVFVDATSCVDQLNTAVIPFLCAGPAGAVPLAVVFTSSQDEATLTEGFGMVKEVLGAGAFYEKGEPQSFMTDNCDAERKALAVTWPTSQLSLCIFHILQQVWRWLLDSKHGINKNDRQELMAAVKALVYAGSREAFDELLEKSLNNPFAEKYPTFICYLTTLVQRREEWAIAFRAGAVLRSHHTNNYCEATMCIIKDNVLNRCKAYNTAQLVMFMAEIFDCYMRQRIVDVALSRRRIKRVIMDTLPLETVKPLGGGIYQVQSESDPEQMYEVDLNIGICTCIRGNNGAICKHQIVCANHGMTVVPQMLVLNSSSRHRLAVLALGDEKAPAEGFFKSLKEEQSRETTEENCEADIEGNSSNENCTDPQMETETPDVMSASSITDEEHAEIEDIIAQAREAAEALVKTCAKYGNADTLLGIKKFTDRLRFIKSANQLNSLLNIMGSSMKKGAGRGKIPCQPTSIARRPPGMPRGPATLGKGRRPSTTLTSRPKRPHNLAHNVKNNVANAKSHGTGH, from the exons ATGGAAGCTACAGTAGACGTGGATGTCTTCGAAACTGCTGAGATTGTGATAGGAGAGAAGTGTGTGACTTTCAGAACAAATGTCAAGAGTAAAGAAGACTTTCAGCGTTGGAAAGATTTGTTTTGTATGCAGAATCGCGTGTGCTTCAACAAGTACAAGGCGTATTCTGTGGGCCAGAGAAAATTGTTCCGCCAGACGCTGAAATGTCACCACGGAATTCAACACAAAGGCGTCAAGAAGACATATACTGG TTGCAAGGTGCTTATGGATGTTCAGATCAAGATTGTGCATTCAAGATCATCTGAACAGATAAGGGATTTTCCATGTTTCATGATGATCAGGGGGAATCACAACCATCCCCTTGACACGGCTGAGGTTTTGAATGAACTGAGAGTTTCTGCATGCACCAGAGAGATGTTCAACAATTACTTCAGCCAAG GTATGACACCAGGTCAAGCATACAGGCACCATTTGTTAAAGATGGACTTAACAGAAGACTTATACGATCAAGCCAATAAGTCTATAAACCCTTCTCCAAAGTCTATTGAATATATGTGGACAGCATGGAGGCAGAGTGAGCATGGAGGACTAAATACCCCATCAATGTTTGATGCAATAAAGAAATATGCAGATCATCCAGAACTCATTCTGGAAAGTAGATATGCAAATGATAAGTTTTCTGTAGTTTTGGTTACCCCCTTCATGATGAGAGCACACAGGCAGCTGAAAGAAGCAGGGGAAGTGGTGTTTGTCGATGCAACGAGCTGTGTTGATCAGCTAAACACAGCAGTTATACCATTCCTTTGTGCTGGACCAGCGGGGGCTGTGCCATTGGCTGTTGTTTTCACCTCCTCTCAAGATGAGGCAACATTAACTGAAG GGTTTGGTATGGTAAAGGAAGTTCTTGGGGCCGGCGCCTTCTATGAAAAGGGAGAGCCACAATCCTTTATGACAGACAACTGTGATGCAGAAAGGAAGGCGTTAGCAGTCACTTGGCCTACTTCCCAGCTATCCCTTTGTATATTTCACATACTGCAGCAAGTATGGCGCTGGCTCCTTGATTCCAAGCACGGCATCAATAAAAATGATCGCCAAGAACTAATGGCTGCAGTAAAAGCTCTTGTTTATGCAGGTTCAAGAGAGGCTTTTGATGAATTGCTGGAGAAGAGTCTAAACAATCCTTTTGCTGAGAAATACCCCACTTTCATATg CTACCTCACCACCCTAGTCCAAAGGCGAGAGGAGTGGGCGATTGCCTTCAGAGCTGGTGCAGTGTTGAGAAGTCATCACACTAACAATTACTGTGAGGCAACGATGTGCATCATAAAGGATAATGTTCTTAATAG atgCAAGGCCTACAACACTGCTCAGCTGGTAATGTTTATGGCAGAGATCTTTGACTGCTACATGAGGCAGCGTATAGTGGATGTGGCACTGAGTCGACGACGAATCAAGAGAGTGATCATGGACACACTTCCTTTGGAAACTGTAAAACCCTTAGGTGGTGGGATATACCAGGTGCAAAGTGAGAGTGACCCAGAACAAATGTATGAGGTAGACCTCAATATTGGTATATGTACATGCATCAGAGGAAACAATGGTGCGATTTGCAAGCATCAGATTGTGTGTGCTAACCATGGAATGACTGTGGTTCCCCAGATGCTTGTGCTCAACAGTAGTAGCCGTCATCGATTGGCAGTTTTAGCCCTTGGTGACGAGAAAGCCCCCGCAGAGGGGTTTTTCAAGTCTTTGAAAGAAGAACAAAGCAGAGAAACAACTGAAGAAAATTGTGAAGCTGATATTGAAGGAAATTCCTCCAATGAGAATTGTACAGACCCACAGATGGAAACAGAAACTCCTGATGTGATGTCAGCAAGCAGCATTACTGATGAAGAACATGCTGAAATTGAGGACATTATTGCACAGGCACGTGAGGCTGCAGAAGCACTTGTGAAAACATGTGCCAAATATGGTAATGCAGACACCCTCTTGGGTATTAAAAAATTCACAGACCGGTTAAGGTTCATAAAATCAGCGAATCAACTGAACAGTCTCTTGAACATTATGGGATCATCCATGAAAAAAGGAGCTGGTCGTGGGAAGATACCTTGCCAACCAACTTCAATAGCAAGGAGACCCCCAGGTATGCCCAGAGGACCTGCTACCCTTGGTAAAGGACGTCGACCTTCAACGACTCTCACATCAAGGCCCAAACGTCCTCATAACCTGGCCCATAATGTTAAGAACAATGTGGCCAATGCCAAATCTCATGGTACTGGTCACTGA